The Chlorocebus sabaeus isolate Y175 chromosome 16, mChlSab1.0.hap1, whole genome shotgun sequence genome window below encodes:
- the LOC119620334 gene encoding olfactory receptor 3A2, with amino-acid sequence MEPEAGTNRTAVAEFILLGLVQTEEMQSVVFVLFLFAYLVTIGGNLSILAAVLVEPKLHTPMYFFLGNLSVLDVGCITVTVPAMLGRLLSHKCTISYDACLSQLFFFHLLAGMDCFLLTAMAYDRFLAICRPLTYSTRMSQTVQRMLVAASWACAFTNAVTHTVAMSTLNFCGPNEVNHFYCDLPQLFRLSCSSTQFNELLLFAVGFIMAGAPLVLIITSYSHVAAAVLRIRSVEGRKKAFSTCGSHLTVVCLFYGTGIFNYMRLGSEEASDKDKEVGVFNTVINPMLNPLIYSLRNPDVQGALWRIFLGRRSLT; translated from the coding sequence ATGGAGCCAGAAGCTGGGACCAACAGGACCGCTGTTGCTGAGTTCATTCTGCTGGGCCTGGTGCAAACAGAAGAGATGCAGTCTGTGGTCTTTGTGCTCTTTCTCTTTGCCTATCTGGTCACAATTGGGGGCAACCTCAGCATCCTGGCAGCCGTCTTGGTGGAGCCCAAACTCCACAcccccatgtacttcttcctgGGGAACCTATCAGTGCTGGATGTCGGATGTATCACTGTCACTGTGCCTGCAATGTTGGGTCGTCTCTTGTCCCACAAGTGCACCATTTCCTATGatgcctgcctctcccagctcttCTTCTTCCACCTTCTGGCTGGGATGGACTGCTTCCTGCTGACCGCCATGGCCTATGACCGATTCCTGGCCATCTGCCGGCCCCTCACCTACAGCACCCGCATGAGTCAGACAGTCCAGAGGATGTTGGTGGCTGCGTCCTGGGCTTGTGCTTTCACCAACGCAGTGACCCACACTGTGGCCATGTCCACACTCAACTTCTGTGGCCCTAACGAGGTCAATCACTTCTACTGTGACCTCCCACAGCTTTTCCGGCTTTCCTGCTCCAGCACGCAATTCAATGAGCTGCTGCTCTTTGCTGTGGGTTTCATCATGGCAGGTGCACCTTTGGTTCTCATCATCACCTCCTACAGCCACGTGGCAGCTGCAGTTCTACGAATCCGTTCAGTGGAGGGCCGGAAGAAGGCCTTCTCCACCTGTGGATCCCACCTcactgtggtttgtcttttctaTGGAACAGGTATCTTCAACTACATGAGACTGGGTTCAGAGGAGGCTTCGGACAAGGATAAAGAGGTTGGAGTTTTCAACACTGTTATCAACCCTATGCTGAACCCTCTTATCTACAGCCTCAGAAACCCTGATGTTCAGGGTGCTCTGTGGCGAATATTTTTGGGGAGGAGATCACTGACCTGA